The Apium graveolens cultivar Ventura chromosome 6, ASM990537v1, whole genome shotgun sequence genome contains a region encoding:
- the LOC141667098 gene encoding mitochondrial adenine nucleotide transporter ADNT1-like: MSSEDVKTNQSAVSTIVNLAGEAKLVQPPSLELLSICKSLVAGGVAGGVSRTAVAPLERLKILLQVQNPHNIKYNGTLQGLKYIWRTEGFKGLFKGNGTNCARIVPNSAVKFFSYEQASKGILWLYRQQTGNEDAQLTPLLRLGAGACAGIIAMSATYPLDMVRGRLTVQTEASPYQYRGMFHALSTVLRQEGPRALYRGWVPSVIGVVPYVGLNFAVYESLKDWLIKSNALGLNEGSDLGVTTRLACGAAAGTVGQTVAYPLDVVRRRMQMVGWKDASSIITGGGKAPLEYTGMIDAFRKTVKYEGFGALYKGLVPNSVKVVPSIAIAFVAYEQVKDILKVEIRISD; this comes from the exons ATGTCTTCGGAGGATGTGAAAACGAACCAGTCGGCCGTATCCACGATCGTGAATCTAGCTGGAGAAGCTAAGCTCGTTCAGCCTCCCTCTTTAGAGCTCCTCAGCATCTGTAAGTCTCTTGTTGCTGGTGGTGTTGCCGGCGGCGT GTCTCGGACTGCTGTTGCTCCTTTGGAACGCCTTAAAATATTGCTACAG GTTCAAAATCCTCATAACATAAAGTACAATGGTACACTTCAAGGTTTGAAATATATATGGAGAACTGAGGGCTTTAAAGGGCTGTTTAAAGGCAATGGTACTAATTGTGCGCGCATTGTTCCAAACTCAGCCGTTAAGTTTTTCAGTTATGAGCAAGCCTCAAA GGGTATCTTGTGGCTGTATCGACAGCAAACTGGCAATG AGGATGCTCAGCTAACTCCTTTACTGCGCCTTGGAGCTGGAGCCTGTGCTGGAATAATTGCAATGTCTGCCACTTATCCTTTGGACATGGTGCGGGGAAGATTGACTGTACAG ACGGAGGCCTCTCCTTATCAATACAGAGGAATGTTTCATGCTTTGTCAACTGTGCTTCGTCAGGAAGGCCCGCGTGCGTTATACAGGGGATGGGTTCCTTCTGTTATTGGTGTC GTTCCATATGTGGGCCTCAACTTTGCTGTTTACGAATCTCTAAAGGATTGGTTAATCAAATCTAATGCGCTTGGACTTAATGAAGGTTCTGATTTGGGTGTCACCACAAGGCTTGCATGTGGGGCAGCTGCAGGAACTGTTGGTCAAACTGTTGCTTATCCTCTTGATGTTGTTCGCCGAAGGATGCAAATGGTGGGATGGAAAGATGCTTCTTCCATAATCACTGGTGGGGGCAAAGCTCCTCTTGAATATACTGGGATGATTGATGCCTTCAGAAAGACTGTTAAATACGAAGGATTCGGAGCTTTATATAAGGGTTTGGTCCCCAATTCTGTTAAG GTGGTCCCTTCAATAGCAATTGCATTTGTGGCGTACGAACAAGTGAAGGACATTTTGAAAGTCGAGATTAGAATATCAGACTAA
- the LOC141666857 gene encoding CMP-sialic acid transporter 1-like — MQWYVVASLLTVLTSSQGILTTLSQTDGTYKYDYATVPFLAEVFKLLVSGILLRREFLRLPPPMMTKEWKTIRLYPIPSIIYLIHNNVQFATLTYVDTSTYQIMGNLKIVTTAVLFRLFLRRKLSNLQWMAIFLLAIGTTTSQVKGCGEASCDSLFSAPIPGYMLGVLSACLSALAGIYTEFLLKKNSDSLYWQNVQLYMFGAIFNLTRLIMDDFRGGFEKGPWWQRLFNGYNIITWMVVLNLGSTGLLVSWLMKYADNIVKVYSTSMAMLLTMILSIILFNFKPTLQLFLGIIVCIMSVHMYFAPPNMLVDLPVPVRAVPEDVVKVSVDRKTDF, encoded by the exons ATGCAGTGGTACGTGGTAGCATCGCTACTCACAGTCCTCACAAGCTCTCAG GGAATTTTAACTACTTTATCACAGACGGACGGGACTTATAAATATGACTATGCAACTGTCCCTTTTCTTGCTGAAGTTTTTAAG CTTCTTGTGTCTGGTATTCTTTTACGCAGAGAGTTTTTAAGGTTACCTCCGCCGATGATGACCAAAGAATGGAAGACTATTCGTTTATACCCTATACCTTCTATTATATACCTTATTCACAATAATGTGCAGTTTGCAACCTTAACATATGTTGATACATCCACATACCAGATTATGGGCAATCTCAAAATTGTTACTACAGCAGTATTATTCAG GCTCTTTCTGAGGAGGAAGCTATCTAATCTGCAGTGGATGGCAATTTTCCTTTTGGCTATAGGAACGACTACAAGCCAG GTTAAAGGATGTGGAGAAGCTTCATGTGATTCACTTTTCTCAGCACCAATTCCTGGTTACATGCTAGGGGTGCTGTCTGCTTGTCTTTCTGCATTGGCTGGCATTTATACAGAATTTTTGTTGAAGAAAAATAGTGATTCATTATATTGGCAGAATGTTCAGTTATACAT GTTTGGGGCAATTTTCAACTTGACACGACTTATCATGGATGATTTTAGAGGAGGATTTGAGAAAGGACCATGGTGGCAACGCCTTTTCAACGGATACAATATAATAACATGGATGGTGGTGTTAAATCTTGGTTCCACCGGTCTATTAGTTTCATGGTTAATGAAGTATGCGGACAATATCGTAAAG GTGTATTCAACATCCATGGCCATGCTGCTGACAATGATTCTCTctataattctcttcaatttcaAACCCACTTTACAG CTCTTTTTGGGTATAATAGTCTGCATCATGTCTGTACACATGTATTTTGCACCTCCAAACATGCTCGTGGATTTGCCTGTGCCAGTAAGGGCAGTTCCAGAGGATGTAGTCAAAGTCTCCGTTGATCGAAAAACAGATTTTTAA